Below is a genomic region from Taeniopygia guttata chromosome 7, bTaeGut7.mat, whole genome shotgun sequence.
CAGGGCAGTGATCTCTGAGGTTTTGGGgcatggcagtgtggtggacAGAGCATCacattctccccaggagtttCTGACCCCactccccaaaaatggggtggCTGTTTCTGTCCCCAGCTCATGGAAATGAAGGTggtggggacacccctgggagcTGGCTGTGGGACCCCGGGGGATACCCCTGGGAAAGGGGTACCTATGAGCTTATTTTTAGGGTGTTTGTTGGGGAGTGAGGGGATAAATGTGAGAGGGAAGGGCTGTCCCACTGTCACAGAAACCCACGGCGAGCGTGCAGGTGTGGGGCCCACGCTGCGGATTGGAACAGAGAGGCTGGGACACGGGGctgagaggagaaaggagaagggatTTTATTGTCAGCGGCAGCTCAggggctcagctgcagccggggggcacggggggctgCACAGCCTCGCTGGCCGCCCCCAGCCTGGGCCTGCCGCCTCCCGAAGCGCCCCACCGGCCGGATCCCGCGGCCCGTGTACCACGAGGGGTCGATGTCCGGGTCTGCCaggggaaaacagagagcccgTCAGGGCTTGGGTGGCCGGGaaggggatggggcaggatgggagcaccaggggagcagggaaaggggaggatgaggagaaaCGCTGTCGCAAAGGCTGTTTGAAAGCAgacctctgctccagcagctcctcaccccccaagtgcagctgagcagaggggGCTGGAGGCAGGGGGTGAGTCCCTTACTCATGTTCTCCTTACTCCTGATTTCCATGGAGCGCTCACGGACGCGGCCGTGGCTGGCGGGCAGGGTCAGGCAGacaagcagcagccacaggaggCAGGCGACCCCCAGCTTCATCCCCAGCACTTTCAGGCCGCTGTGACTTGGCTGTGAAGTctcctgagccctgctgaggaCTCTGGTGTGACtgcaggggagaagggatttggcTGTTGATGTGTGTCCCCGTCACAGCATCCCTGGGCCAGCAGCAAAGGGCTTGGGGACAGCAACAGAGCAAAGCCAGGGGGTTTGCTGGGGCTGACACCTCTGGGGAAAATAGCACCTCCAAACACGAGCTGCACAAACTTCATGGTCGTTGAAGTAGCTTTTGGTCCTAGTCTAGTGCCTTAGGACAGGCCTGATTTTCTCTGAGACCCTCAATAAACCTGTTGGACCCCAG
It encodes:
- the PRLH gene encoding prolactin-releasing peptide isoform X2 is translated as MKLGVACLLWLLLVCLTLPASHGRVRERSMEIRNPDIDPSWYTGRGIRPVGRFGRRQAQAGGGQRGCAAPRAPRLQLSP
- the PRLH gene encoding prolactin-releasing peptide isoform X1, giving the protein MKLGVACLLWLLLVCLTLPASHGRVRERSMEIRSKENMNPDIDPSWYTGRGIRPVGRFGRRQAQAGGGQRGCAAPRAPRLQLSP